A genomic region of Melanotaenia boesemani isolate fMelBoe1 chromosome 13, fMelBoe1.pri, whole genome shotgun sequence contains the following coding sequences:
- the LOC121651725 gene encoding UHRF1-binding protein 1-like isoform X1 produces the protein MGVNTGKVTVEPWRLRRSGWGNCCGSIREEQRLPGSRVRIPMCPSQPRTPLLRQCKSSVLLLILSGTACTMEAQGEDQVMALQAQNMANVELGNIKQSDLLAGPLQGEPIQRQDGQTNRDTPALCMRAEMGPSAAQRSALAESLGFLDVRVQNCQADLLASAVANIGPFLEDEFSVDGQPMRLQVCNVTITMKDDGPRIYPTSPQPVPAKFVIDQLVLERGDDGFMRIRAEGADSKSSADVPVVGCNNPNSYNHVQQQCDTMKRTPDAGEESGQLQTREKTHKAGEDGDQLITEDKAHDDVYASGLRLCFMQSRLNRNISTIGCQAGYHPLHHPPL, from the exons ATGGGTGTCAACACTGGGAAAGTCACAGTGGAGCCATGGAGGCTCAGGCGCAGTGGGTGGGGAAACTGTTGCGGGAGTATCAGAGAAGAGCAGAGGCTTCCGGGTTCCCGGGTCCGCATACCAATGTGCCCCAGCCAGCCAAGGACTCCCCTGCTAAGACAGTGCAAG TCTTCAGTGTTGTTACTGATCCTGAGTGGAACAGCTTGTACCATGGAGGCACAAGGTGAAGACCAAGTCATGGCGTTACAAGCACAGAATATGGCCAATGTGGAGTTGGGCAACATCAAGCAGTCAGACCTTCTAGCTGGACCATTACAAG gtgAACCGATTCAGAGGCAGGACGGGCAGACGAACAGGGACACACCTGCACTGTGCATGCGGGCAGAAATGGGCCCATCTGCAGCTCAGCGCTCTGCTCTGGCCGAGTCGCTGGGCTTTCTGGACGTGAGGGTGCAAAACTGCCAGGCAGACCTGTTAGCCTCAGCGGTGGCTAACATTGGTCCTTTCCTTGAAGATGAATTTAGTGTTGATGGACAGCCAATGAGGCTACAAGTGTGTAATGTCACCATTACTATGAAG GACGATGGCCCCAGGATCTACCCTACATCCCCCCAACCCGTCCCGGCCAAATTCGTTATCGATCAGCTAGTCCTTGAGCGAGGTGATGATGGCTTTATGAGAATAAGag CTGAAGGTGCAGACTCTAAATCCTCAGCAGATGTTCCTGTGGTTGGCTGTAATAACCCTAACAGCTACAACCATGTCCAACAGCAGTGTGAC accatgaagagaacacctgatgctggagaggaaagcgGTCAGCTGCAGACCAGAGAGAAGACACATAAGGCTGGAGaagatggtgatcagctgatcacagaagATAAGGCACATGATGACGTTTAT GCCTCTGGCCTGAGACTGTGTTTCATGCAAAGCCGGCTGAACAGGAACATTTCGACCATTGGCTGTCAGGCCGGTTACCACCCTCTACACCATCCCCCTCTGTGA
- the LOC121651725 gene encoding UHRF1-binding protein 1-like isoform X2: MEAQGEDQVMALQAQNMANVELGNIKQSDLLAGPLQGEPIQRQDGQTNRDTPALCMRAEMGPSAAQRSALAESLGFLDVRVQNCQADLLASAVANIGPFLEDEFSVDGQPMRLQVCNVTITMKDDGPRIYPTSPQPVPAKFVIDQLVLERGDDGFMRIRAEGADSKSSADVPVVGCNNPNSYNHVQQQCDTMKRTPDAGEESGQLQTREKTHKAGEDGDQLITEDKAHDDVYVCVQSDSWKVFFLIYLCSKNVQFFCFCTWCHVPRPLA; the protein is encoded by the exons ATGGAGGCACAAGGTGAAGACCAAGTCATGGCGTTACAAGCACAGAATATGGCCAATGTGGAGTTGGGCAACATCAAGCAGTCAGACCTTCTAGCTGGACCATTACAAG gtgAACCGATTCAGAGGCAGGACGGGCAGACGAACAGGGACACACCTGCACTGTGCATGCGGGCAGAAATGGGCCCATCTGCAGCTCAGCGCTCTGCTCTGGCCGAGTCGCTGGGCTTTCTGGACGTGAGGGTGCAAAACTGCCAGGCAGACCTGTTAGCCTCAGCGGTGGCTAACATTGGTCCTTTCCTTGAAGATGAATTTAGTGTTGATGGACAGCCAATGAGGCTACAAGTGTGTAATGTCACCATTACTATGAAG GACGATGGCCCCAGGATCTACCCTACATCCCCCCAACCCGTCCCGGCCAAATTCGTTATCGATCAGCTAGTCCTTGAGCGAGGTGATGATGGCTTTATGAGAATAAGag CTGAAGGTGCAGACTCTAAATCCTCAGCAGATGTTCCTGTGGTTGGCTGTAATAACCCTAACAGCTACAACCATGTCCAACAGCAGTGTGAC accatgaagagaacacctgatgctggagaggaaagcgGTCAGCTGCAGACCAGAGAGAAGACACATAAGGCTGGAGaagatggtgatcagctgatcacagaagATAAGGCACATGATGACGTTTATGTAtgtgtacagtcagacagttggaaggttttttttttaatatatttgtgcagcaaaaatgtgcagtttttttgtttttgtacatggtGTCACGTCCCCAGGCCTCTGGCCTGA